TCACATTTTGTTCTGTTTATGACAAAAATTGGTCCCCCAATTTATGCAGGTATCGTTTTACGCGGTCAATAATGGTTATTTATATGCGATCGATAAAATATTTACCTGCTTTTGGtgttaaaattttaacaaaagttATTATGCAATTGCTGTACTATAGGTAATGGTAAATGACTGTAGTCAAGTTTAGTTGAGGAAAGATTAATTACTTTTTAGAATttagaaatgtttaaaatagatttaaaaaaataatctatTGAATAGTTTGAACAACAAAAATTGACTAAATATGACCTATTTTTTTTAGCCAACAAGATAGAAATTCTTcttgatattaataaaataaatgtaaaataaacaatttgtaaCATAAACGGATTTTTCGTTTCTACTAATAAATTTGATCGGTCTGAAATATATTTGCCGCGTACATCGAGGAGccgatatatgtatgtataatgttTAAGCGATGATGAAGAAAcgagtttgaaaatttataatGTTCAAGAGAATTTCGTAGAACATAATCATGCGACAAAATAATTGCCATTTACATGCATCGTATATCTTAGATTATCTTATTTCGACATCTTTCGTTGTATAATAGACAATAATTGTGTACCATacaattattatataatatgtTGTATATTATCGCAATATTATTATATGGTAAATGAATTAGTATACTaatcatttataatttaatttatttatacattatttatttatttataaattaaattattgtgAAGTAAAAGTTACAAAATTATAGTTATATTATATTAGTATGGCAGGGACGAATGTagagtaaatatttttatatgaatTAATTACATCAATATGTATTTTACAGAAGCCATAAAAATGAATTGGCAgtggtttcattttttttttctatcctGCATAATAACAAACATACTTGCAGAACCGTAAGTATATACTCACATACATacatttgttttatttattttaatagattaatattttaagtatCAAATATTAGGTATTATGTTATTATCTTCATCATTGTTTCATAAAGAAATACTTCTTTAATTTTGAAAGGTATTATAGTATAATTGCTCCAAAAGTGGTTAGACCTAATTCAGAATATCACGTAGCAGTTAGTACTACTGGTATATCAACAACATCAACAATATACATAGAATTGAATGGATTTCTTGATAATGGAGATACATTCAATGTTTCACAAATTACACGCGTACAGCCGTATTTTACAAGAACGATACAGCTAGAGGTAAATTCGTTTAACATTTTGGACATTTCTTCATAATAAAAGtagtttccatttaccaattatcTTTAAAATTTTAGATTGGCGATATTGTACCTGGCAAGTACCAATTAATCGCGCGTGGCCTATCAGGAATCGAATTTTCAGATTCTAAACCAGTTGAATACATTCATAAAAGTTACTCTGTTTTCATTCAAACTGATAGAGCAATTTATAAACCTGGCAACAAGGTCATGTTTAGATGCATTTTGTTGAATTCTAGACTTAAACCTACACTCGCAAGATTAATAGATATTTACATTATGGTAAATATATTTGGATAAATGGCATTAAATTAAACTAGTTTGTTTAATTTACTTTGCTTATAACACTGCATTATATACTATGTATAAAATTTGTATAGGATGGAAAAGGAAATAGAATTAAACAGTGGATCCGCCCACCTGTAACACATGGTATCTTTAATGgagaaattgaattatctgaatCACCAGTTTTAGGTACTTGGAAAATCACTGCCAATATCGGTgatcaaatttttgaaaaagatTTTGAAGTTGCTGAATACGTCCTTCCCAATTTTGAAATAACTATTGATGCCCCTAAACATTTTACATTCAAAGACTCGAAAATTGTTGCAACAATTTATGCCAAGTAAGCAAATCTTAGCAATTAGATAAATTTGTATCCTTTTATTTGAGATGTTTAGAAACACGTGAAAGATTGTATCTAGAATTCCTATTCTCCACATCTGTAGCAGAGATTTTGATGTTATTTAATGTTCATATCTTAATATTCCCATTAAAAATTTGACCAAAATTATTCATTTTAAAGTGCAAATCATTTAGGTATACTTATGGCAAGCCAGTGAAAGGTGAGGTAACAATTACAGCTTATCCTGATATTTTTTCTGGTGTTATTCAACCAATTTATCAACAACCTGTACGGAAAGTAATTCCTATCGACGGGAAAGTGACGGTCGATTTTGACATTCAATCTGAACTTAAGTATGTGTTATTgcataatacagggtgttcggctaatcctgggaaaaattttaatgggggattctagaggccaaaataagacgaaaatcaagaataccaatttgttgatggaggcttcgttaaaaagttattaacaattaaattcaaaaatttcaaattgttctggaaaaattattttcggttgcggagatcaattacaatcattgttggtgaatagacatacccccgaaatcctacccactttcgagaaaaaaattcgagaaggtgtgaaatttttcgacaaaatttaaaaatttcaaatctttctgggaaaattattttcggttgcgagggtcaattacaatcatttttggtgaatagacatacccccgaaatcttgcgcattttcgagaaaaaaattcagtacgggcggaactttaaacgttaataactttttaacgaagcctccatcaacaaattggtattcttgattttcgacttattttggcctctagaatctcccattaaaatttttcccagggatggccgaacgccctgtataatattcataatttTGTTATGCAAGTATATATCTTAACACGGTATATATTTTCTATAGATTAACAGATGACTATGAAAGGCCAGTTATGATTGATGTTGTAGTCGAGGAATCTTTAACTGGTAGAAGACAAAATACTTCTATGCAAATAACATTACATAAGTATAAATATACGATGGACTTGATAAAAACATCAGAATATTATAAACCTAATTTGAAGTATACAGCGTTCGTACGTgcacaaaataattttaatcgaataaatttaaattttcgtaTAAGGTTGTTTTATGAAAACAAACATTTTATAGATAAAATTAACATACCACGATGGAACACCGGTTCGGGATAAAATAAATCCTGTTACGATAATGTATGGGTACACTTATAATCAATCTGCATATACCAATATTACCGGTATCTTGGATGAAAATGGAATGGTAAAATTAGATTTCTATCCACCGAAAAGCAAAGATAATATTTCGCTTCCCTTAAATATCGAGGTAaaactattattataaataatagaagTACTGTTAACAGTGATTAATAAACTATAAATTaatgttatttaataaaaaaacattgTTACAAATAGGCACAATATCTGAATCTTCACGAGTGGTTTCCCTCTACAAACCAAGCCATGTCTCTGAATAATGAATATATACAAGTTATTTTAAAAACTGAAAACCCCATGGtatgattttttaatttctttatatacagggtgtatgcGTTATGTTTCGTTATTATTAAATCTCAAAGAATgctttttacataaaaaagttAAGGTCAATCTGTATATTAATATTGATATTAAAAGTGTTATTTCCATCTAAGGTCAATCAAGACATCGAAATGGAAGTAAATTCCACTGTACCGCTGAAATATATTAGTTACGAAATATTTGGGCGCGGTGACATATTAGATGCTGGTTCAATATATGTACAAAATAAATATACGACAACATTTAAGtaaatatttatgaatttttaaacataaaattatttaatttctttcttaATTACTTGCATAGTctggaataataaataaattttttatttcaggtttttggCAACATATGTTATGGCTCCTACTGTACATGTTATTGTATATTATGTAGGAAATGATGGAGAAATTATTGCAGATGCTCTGGATGTTGAACTCGAAGGAATACTTCAGAATTTTGTAAGTTAATCTAAACAATTGAATAACAATAAAACATAATTAATGAATGTGATTATTGATTTTATACTTGTTATGTAAGGTTGACATTGAAGTAGCACCTGAAGAAGTTGAGCCAGGAGAAAAAGTCAATTTAATTATTACTACAAAACCGAATTCATATGTTGGACTATTAGGTGTGGATCAGAGATCTATTTTGCTTAAGTCTGGTAACGATATTTCGTTCGTAAGTCATTTTTTAACGATTTCATGAATTTATGTCTTACCGAAAGTATCAATCGTTGTAACGTATTTTGATTATGTGCAGGAACAAGTATACAAAGAGTTGAAATCATATGATATAGTACAGAAATCACCGTACATTGACTCAATTTTTGATCGATATCTATGGAGCCCTGGATCGGCTACAGCGAAGGAAGCGTTTAGCGTAAATAAATCAGtatttttttgttaatattttatctatttttttGCTAAAAATGTTGAtctgtatatttatttattaggaGAGCGGTGCTATTATAATAACAAATGGATATGTTCATGAAAATGTTGCAATTCGTAAGTAAACTCAAACAAGTTTTTACTTGGCTTATTAAGTTGGTTACTAATATTAATTTACACTCTCCATTATACGTGATCCTGAAGATTTTTCTGATGTAGTAACATAGTCCATAATTTTTTGACTCATCATAACGTAGCATGAAAGTAATATCCCCAAGCCCAGCATTCCATATAATAGTTACTATCAGTTCTTGAACTGATCAGACAAGGTATTTATCATTTAACAAAGCTTATGTCTGTATAGTATACTACAGATCTGGTTTAGAGGGCGCCTTTTCAACTGCTGTTGGAAGTTCAAGTTCAATTGTATTGCCATCAGAGAAGATGAAAATACGCAAGAATTTTCCTGAAACTTGGCTTTGGCAAACGCTTGATGCTGGGTAAtgccattgaaatttttacctGCTAATAATATTTGTTAATGTATAACTTGTTAAGTACATAGAAATATTACTCTAATACTACGTACTAACCATTTGAAATCACGTATTGTACTATGTTTTactgttttttaaattaaattatcgaTATTTATTAGGTGGAGAATATGTGTTTAGCTTTACGTAACTAACGCTACAAGGTAACGGCTTTATTACAATTCATTTTTTCTCTCTGCAATTTACTCTCCTAATAATACTAAAAAGTAGAAATCACTATTGTTCATTCCTAAAAGTTATAAAAATCACAGAACAAATTTATCTTCTTAACGTATTCTGAATAGAGTTTAAcgagaaatatatttttctagtAGCGTTATATTATTCTTCGATTTTTCGTTGGTCGATTTGATATAATTACAATATATAGAATTGGATTGCAGGACAACCGGGAATACTGGATGGTAGAATAACAGGCTCGCCTCATGGGGCATCCACACTTCGACCAGACCTTGGTCCACCTGTTACGCACAAACTAGCAACAAGACCACCACTGGCAGGTCCTTATGCCTTCTCTCGCATCCCACCTCCTGTCTGGAATAAGCCCCGTGTTTTCCTAATGCATGACATTTTAAACACCTGGCTTTTTACAAACTTCTCTTCAGGGTATTTATCTTATATACTTTCAGTTTACAAAGCTTTATATACACGCTTTAAGTAAGTACTTTAATAAATAACGTTTATGTAATTATCGCTTTGTTTTGTACAGAACGTTTCTGTGTAAATTATAGCTCTGGGATGTTGTTTTGGGTGTTTATAATATGACTGGTACACATAGTCAGCGATTATATATAACATATCGTTGCTATTTTCTTTGCATTTTACATTGCATCATAATTTTATATCGTATTTTCAATCATTCATTCTTGCATACTGTTATAAAGTAAATTGCTTAGTTTTGATAAGGTGATTGAATTTCTGTAAAATATGACTATTATCAACATGATTTTATGTGTAGAATTTGTTTATGAACAGATTTATTGCGGTAATAGCAAATTTCTACATTAATTTCTTATAATATTAGACAACTCTTTTAGATTAATTACGATAtataaatttccttttttaataaGTTAAATTGTATGTTTGCTATAAATCGTATGGcttctaaatataaaaaaaaatttaatttcaacaaACAAATAAGTATACACGTTAAAACTAGGTATGACGGAAAGAACGAACTGAAAAGAAATGTACCTGATTCAATCACATCGTGGGTGCTAACTGCATTTTCTGTAAATGACGTTCATGGACTAGGTCTTATAGAAGAGCCGCGAAAGGTAATTACAAAATGATATGCTAAAGATAATTACAGATAATAATGTGAATTTATGTAATACCAAATATAACAAGAGAAATTGATCTCTTTACAGTTAAAGGTTTTTAGGCCATTTTTTATTGCTATGGATCTCCCTTACTCTGTAATTCGAGGAGAAATTGTTGCAATACAAATCATAGTATTTAATTACATGAGCAAAAGTGTAACGGCTGAAGTTTTGCTAACACACGAGGGCCAATTCGATTTTGCAGAAATTTCCAACGAAGTTCACGATGTACCAAGTAAGATTTAAATAgacaaattttataattaaaaataacttgTAGAATTTATGTTATAAAACAGGCGTAAatcgtatttaaatatttcagaaTTGGAGTTGTACCGTAAAAAGAAAGTAGACGTGAAAGCTAATTCTAGTGCTAGTGTATCTTTCATGATAATTCCAAGAGATTTGGGATACATTACAATCAAAGCAACCGCAAATAGTGTATTAGCTGGCGATAGTGTTGAACATAAACTGTTTGTTAAAGTAACGTGTTTCATATTGTTTTATCTATTGTTGATCGAAAAtaacatttaatttttgtttattaataTTCATACACACACacctatatatatgtatatatatacataggcTGAAGGGGAAACACAGTATGTAAACAAAGCATCTTTCTTGGATCTTAGAAGTGCCGCCACCGTATCAACCAATTTTACAATTGATATACCTAAAAATGTTGTACCAGGTTCTGAACATGTTGAAATCTCTGCAGTAGGTAAGGCCTCTCActattaaaatttgtaattgtaataaattaactattatatatttgtttgtaattttaattcAATTACAAGCGGAAAGCGTTGatcgttaaataatatttctattAGGCGATATTTTGGGGCCAAGTATTCTAAATTTGGCAAATTTAATTAAGATACCGTTCGGTTGCGGAGAACAGAATATgttgaattttgttccaaacaTAATGATATTAAATTATCTGAAAGTAAGTGAATCTATAATGCAAAAAGAGAacaaaatgtataatttgtttaCTGATAAAAAATCAATTagtgtaaaaattaattttcagaatACAAATCAATTAACGCAAGCAGTGCAGGGTAAAGCTTTAAAGTATATGGAAATAGGCTATCAACGGGAGTTGACTTACAGGCACGATGATGGGTCGTTTAGTGCATTTGGCATGTCAGATAGTAATGGAAGTACATGGTATGCTTACCTGTTTACTTGTTATGTTCATAAATATTACAATATCTTTCATTATATTATAACTCTGTTTTTCATTAGGCTTACTGCTTTTGTAGCAAAGGCTTTTAATCAGGCTGTAGAATACATTCCAATTGAAAATAGAATAATAGATGAAGCTTTTCAGTGGTTAGCGAATAATCAGGCTCCAAATGGAAGCTTTCCGGAAGTAGGGAAGGTCAGTCATCGCGACATGCAAGGTGGAGCTGCAAAAGGTCTTGCGTTGACAGCGTTTACTCTTATTGCTTTTCTAGAAAATACGGTAAGttcaattaatattaatttaagaTTATGGAAATAATAAACTCGATAtcaatttttttcatttcttttacaGAATAATAACGGAAAATACAGAAATACAATAAATAAAGGAATTGATTACATTATCCGTAATATGAATGACCTAGATGATACGTATGCTTTGAGTATCTGCACATATGCCTTAAATTTGGCAAAACATCCATACGAGAACACCGCATTTAACTTATTAGAATCTAAGGCCATAACGAAAGAAGATCTTAAATGGTGGAGTAAACCTATTCCAAAAGACGATAAAAATCCATGGTATTCCTTACCACGACCCGTTGACGTCGAAATGACATCCTACACTTTGTTGACTTATTTAAGACGTAATGCCGTCACTGATTCTATACCTATAATGAAATGGCTTGTAAAACAGAGAAATGCTGAAGGTGGTTTTGCATCTACGCAGGTGAATATTATAACAACAAATACCAAATGATACAAATATAATGCTCGAATAATTCATTAATACAATTTCTAGGATACAGTAATTGGAATACAAGCCTTAGCAAAATTAGGTGAAAAACTAGCATCAAAGAATAATTCGATATCGATAACGTTCATGTACGAAGGTGGTGGACAGAGTCATATGAATATAAATCCCGATAATTCTATGATACTTCAGAAACAAGTCGTAAGTATAAATTATGCGCTTTGTACTAAATAATATTCCTAATATTTCTTAATCTTTAGTTACCTAGAAAAGTACGGTTGGTTAATATAACAGCCGTTGGAAATGGATTCGCTTTAGTTCAAATTTCATTTCAATATAATTTGAACGTAACTGGAGCATGGCCGCTCTTTACATTAGACCCTCAAGTTGATAAAAACTCCAATGCCAATCACTTACAACTTTCTATTTGTTCTGGGTATGTTacagtttatttaaaatttcgaaaatatcgCTTACAATTATGTTATTTACTTAATACGTTGCTTTTTTTGTAATAGATTTGTCCCAACTAAAGAAGCAAATGAAAGTAATATGGTTGTGATGGAAGTTAGTTTGCCGTCTGGTTTTACGGTGGATAGAGATTCGCTACCTAGTCTCGAGGTATCGCAAAACGTGAAACGCGTAGAAACGAAAAATGGAGATACAgtagtaatattatattttgacaAGGTATATGGAACAAAAATACATAgtgattaaaaaatatagaatatatCAAAACATACAAATTTCTTGTACGAAGAAAAATTAACGTAGGTACGtcgtttttaaacatcaaaatttgAAATTACAGATGGACAGACAAGAATATTGCCCCACAGTATCTGCATTCAGAACGCACAAAGTAGCAAAACAGAAACCAGTACCAGTTTCCATATATGACTATTATGATTCATGTAAGTTATTCGACTGCTAAACAAAGATTGTTAATTTATAACATTTACTTctttaatatttgaataatttctttttatattttcagCAAGAAGAGCAAGAGTATTTTATGAACCACAGAAAGCAACACtttgcgatatatgcgaaaaCGAGGACTGTGAAGATTTATGCGTTTCACAATTTGGCAAACGAAAGCATTCTCTGCAATCTGCGGCTTCATACTTACCTACTTGCGTGTATCTACAGTTATTACTTCCACTCTTCTGCATTCAATATTTTAACTACTTGTAATTATAGCTTTCCAAAAATGATGTatagcttcattaaaaagtacaACAATAGAATTTTGTGTACACAGCAACTTGCAACCAAAGTACAGCATATGcaagaattattatttaacatttaagtaaactaaTATTAAAACTTTCAATTCGAtgattgaaatttcttaattccgcattaaataacatttaaataCATTAGAAAATACTGTATATTGACAAATTAAGTATAAACCAATCTTTATTGTATATTGatatttcttatgttacagtaaATATACCTAGTTGTTATTTATAGCATGTTaatttatatttgtttatttatttataattagcttgaataaaaaatatgaattcTTTTACCTAAATTTTCCTTCAGTAATAAGACTTTCAAACGGTTCTATCCGAAGATTAAATATCTATTCCTTATActtcaattaatatttctatttttctattTCTCTGTAATAACACCatttttcgttttctttctgaattttctattttcagttaTTCCCCTCTTTTTTACTCTTTTAATTCTTACTCCTTCCCCTCCTCTTTTCCTTTTCCCTTCCCTCTCCCACAACCCCAGCCGTCGCTTAGAACTAAAGTTAACGATAAAATTAACCTAATAAATcggaaaataaaactaaaataaaacAACTTAATCTCTAGTCTTAATTACTAGTTATCTCTACCTCATTAGGAACATCCTCCTCTCCTCTCCTCTTCGTCCTATCTCTCCTCGCATCTCGCGACCCGACTCCTCCATCCATCTTCTTTTCTTTCTTCACAAATCCTTCCCTATCTTATTAAAAAACCCTTCATTACCCTATATACCCTGGTCCTATTCATCGCCAGCAACCCTACCACGTCTTCCCCTACCTTCGCTATTTCCTTCCTCAACCTCCCTCGCATCTCCTCTTTCTCCAAGTTATacaagccacactgaaacattacacGTTCCACACTTTCCTCCCCCTGCCCACACTCACACCTTCCGTCTCTAATCATCCCTTTCCTTGCCAATGACCGTTTGAGATTATAATGATTTGCCCTTAGCCTGGAGACCAGCCTAATCACCCCCCTGCTCACcccttttaatttttcaaaccacGGCTTAAACTTCCCCCACTTTTCTTAATTTTActatttcttaatttttataaattctgaAGTTCAATAATCCCTCATAactatttcaaatattattcatgtaattaattagttataaacGATTACTAGAATCGATAGGTGTTTCGATATTGTGCTAAAAAGTGACAaaatatagtatcgccatctaatatcAGGGATTCGTACTGCTAAAatcgtgccaggatcacagaatgttAGTGGAGGTATCCGGAGTACAGGTCCCCTCACCCCCCACGAAATTGTGacaacgtatagtatcgccatctaatatcagggattcgtactatccggagtacagatcccctctcgccccccatgAAATGGTGacaacgtatagtatcgccatctaataaCGGGATTCGAACTAAAAATttcgtgccaggatcacagaatgttAAAGGAGGTATCCGGAGTACAGGTTCCCCCACTCCTTCTACTCCTGATACGCAgtaccttgattattcattaataactcctttcctgggattaaaatatgaacttttagaattgaAGAATATAGTATAAACCCTTGGCTAGattcaaggatagtttttaTAACCATTCCACCCGTAATTAAGacgttattaacgaatatcggaagtcgACACATTCACAGCTGTATTACTGTCTGCTTTAATCGATAAATAATCAAGTTTTCAACAACAACACACATATTTCCGCTATTAGGGAACCAAGTCGACATCCCTGGCAACATTCAAGGACCGATTTTGCTACGCTCCTtgctctaattaattagttattagcgatagatcCCTAAGGTGTGAGGTCAAATCGTTCAAAACAGTGtgccgacttccgatattcgttaataacgtCTTAATTACTGGCGGAATGGTTATAAAAACTATTCTTGAATGTTGCCAGGGGTCTATACTATATTTTTCAATTCTaaaagtttatattttaatcccagaaaaggagttattaatgaataatcaagatACTGCGTACCaggagtaggaggagtgggggaacctgtactccggatacctcctttaacattctgtgatcctggcacgaaATTTTTAGTTCGAATCCCGttattagatggcgatactatagttTGTCACTTTTTAGCGCAATATTGAAACACCTATCGATTCTAGTAATCgtttataactaattaattacatGAATAATATTGCGATTAGTTATAAGGGATAATCGAAATAAATGGGAAAGGCAAAggagaatgtaaataaaaagcatGGTAAATATGTactatgattttaattttttattaatataagcaTAAGGGGATTTGTACTTGTTATAAGActagttaaaaataatatataaagcACGATgaaaactttttttgtaaattattgTATGTACATAAATAAATTGCAATTTCTTAACTAAAATTCATAATCTTCTGTAGGTGTCACGTTGTTGCGATTGAGATCCTGATGTTAATGTTGAATAGATGAATGGTAAAATTGATGTTAATGCTAGACAAAGACCTATTACTGGTCGATACCATACCCAAGCAAAACCAATCACTAACATACTAATAGACATGGATACTGACATTGTTATTGATTCAATCGCAATAATTCCGCATAAGAATGCTGAATTTAAAATTACTGTTCTCAGTATATTTGCTAAACACGTTGCTGCCAAAAACAAGACTAACCAGCCAAGACCTCTGAAATAAATAAGAATATTTTGGTAATAAATTCAAGAAAGttaaaagatattaaaaagCGCTTTTTCATAAGGGGTATCTTACCTGATACTCCATGTACGCCAGTAATTGTGTACATGTTCTAAATGAAACATTTGGTCTACAGATACTTTATGCTTTCTCTG
The window above is part of the Colletes latitarsis isolate SP2378_abdomen chromosome 2, iyColLati1, whole genome shotgun sequence genome. Proteins encoded here:
- the LOC143348434 gene encoding CD109 antigen isoform X1 codes for the protein MNWQWFHFFFLSCIITNILAEPYYSIIAPKVVRPNSEYHVAVSTTGISTTSTIYIELNGFLDNGDTFNVSQITRVQPYFTRTIQLEIGDIVPGKYQLIARGLSGIEFSDSKPVEYIHKSYSVFIQTDRAIYKPGNKVMFRCILLNSRLKPTLARLIDIYIMDGKGNRIKQWIRPPVTHGIFNGEIELSESPVLGTWKITANIGDQIFEKDFEVAEYVLPNFEITIDAPKHFTFKDSKIVATIYAKYTYGKPVKGEVTITAYPDIFSGVIQPIYQQPVRKVIPIDGKVTVDFDIQSELKLTDDYERPVMIDVVVEESLTGRRQNTSMQITLHKYKYTMDLIKTSEYYKPNLKYTAFIKLTYHDGTPVRDKINPVTIMYGYTYNQSAYTNITGILDENGMVKLDFYPPKSKDNISLPLNIEAQYLNLHEWFPSTNQAMSLNNEYIQVILKTENPMVNQDIEMEVNSTVPLKYISYEIFGRGDILDAGSIYVQNKYTTTFKFLATYVMAPTVHVIVYYVGNDGEIIADALDVELEGILQNFVDIEVAPEEVEPGEKVNLIITTKPNSYVGLLGVDQRSILLKSGNDISFEQVYKELKSYDIVQKSPYIDSIFDRYLWSPGSATAKEAFSESGAIIITNGYVHENVAIRQPGILDGRITGSPHGASTLRPDLGPPVTHKLATRPPLAGPYAFSRIPPPVWNKPRVFLMHDILNTWLFTNFSSGYDGKNELKRNVPDSITSWVLTAFSVNDVHGLGLIEEPRKLKVFRPFFIAMDLPYSVIRGEIVAIQIIVFNYMSKSVTAEVLLTHEGQFDFAEISNEVHDVPKLELYRKKKVDVKANSSASVSFMIIPRDLGYITIKATANSVLAGDSVEHKLFVKAEGETQYVNKASFLDLRSAATVSTNFTIDIPKNVVPGSEHVEISAVGDILGPSILNLANLIKIPFGCGEQNMLNFVPNIMILNYLKNTNQLTQAVQGKALKYMEIGYQRELTYRHDDGSFSAFGMSDSNGSTWLTAFVAKAFNQAVEYIPIENRIIDEAFQWLANNQAPNGSFPEVGKVSHRDMQGGAAKGLALTAFTLIAFLENTNNNGKYRNTINKGIDYIIRNMNDLDDTYALSICTYALNLAKHPYENTAFNLLESKAITKEDLKWWSKPIPKDDKNPWYSLPRPVDVEMTSYTLLTYLRRNAVTDSIPIMKWLVKQRNAEGGFASTQDTVIGIQALAKLGEKLASKNNSISITFMYEGGGQSHMNINPDNSMILQKQVLPRKVRLVNITAVGNGFALVQISFQYNLNVTGAWPLFTLDPQVDKNSNANHLQLSICSGFVPTKEANESNMVVMEVSLPSGFTVDRDSLPSLEVSQNVKRVETKNGDTVVILYFDKMDRQEYCPTVSAFRTHKVAKQKPVPVSIYDYYDSSRRARVFYEPQKATLCDICENEDCEDLCVSQFGKRKHSLQSAASYLPTCVYLQLLLPLFCIQYFNYL
- the LOC143348434 gene encoding thioester-containing protein 1 allele R1 isoform X2 yields the protein MNWQWFHFFFLSCIITNILAEPYYSIIAPKVVRPNSEYHVAVSTTGISTTSTIYIELNGFLDNGDTFNVSQITRVQPYFTRTIQLEIGDIVPGKYQLIARGLSGIEFSDSKPVEYIHKSYSVFIQTDRAIYKPGNKVMFRCILLNSRLKPTLARLIDIYIMDGKGNRIKQWIRPPVTHGIFNGEIELSESPVLGTWKITANIGDQIFEKDFEVAEYVLPNFEITIDAPKHFTFKDSKIVATIYAKYTYGKPVKGEVTITAYPDIFSGVIQPIYQQPVRKVIPIDGKVTVDFDIQSELKLTDDYERPVMIDVVVEESLTGRRQNTSMQITLHKYKYTMDLIKTSEYYKPNLKYTAFIKLTYHDGTPVRDKINPVTIMYGYTYNQSAYTNITGILDENGMVKLDFYPPKSKDNISLPLNIEAQYLNLHEWFPSTNQAMSLNNEYIQVILKTENPMVNQDIEMEVNSTVPLKYISYEIFGRGDILDAGSIYVQNKYTTTFKFLATYVMAPTVHVIVYYVGNDGEIIADALDVELEGILQNFVDIEVAPEEVEPGEKVNLIITTKPNSYVGLLGVDQRSILLKSGNDISFEQVYKELKSYDIVQKSPYIDSIFDRYLWSPGSATAKEAFSESGAIIITNGYVHENVAILYYRSGLEGAFSTAVGSSSSIVLPSEKMKIRKNFPETWLWQTLDAGYDGKNELKRNVPDSITSWVLTAFSVNDVHGLGLIEEPRKLKVFRPFFIAMDLPYSVIRGEIVAIQIIVFNYMSKSVTAEVLLTHEGQFDFAEISNEVHDVPKLELYRKKKVDVKANSSASVSFMIIPRDLGYITIKATANSVLAGDSVEHKLFVKAEGETQYVNKASFLDLRSAATVSTNFTIDIPKNVVPGSEHVEISAVGDILGPSILNLANLIKIPFGCGEQNMLNFVPNIMILNYLKNTNQLTQAVQGKALKYMEIGYQRELTYRHDDGSFSAFGMSDSNGSTWLTAFVAKAFNQAVEYIPIENRIIDEAFQWLANNQAPNGSFPEVGKVSHRDMQGGAAKGLALTAFTLIAFLENTNNNGKYRNTINKGIDYIIRNMNDLDDTYALSICTYALNLAKHPYENTAFNLLESKAITKEDLKWWSKPIPKDDKNPWYSLPRPVDVEMTSYTLLTYLRRNAVTDSIPIMKWLVKQRNAEGGFASTQDTVIGIQALAKLGEKLASKNNSISITFMYEGGGQSHMNINPDNSMILQKQVLPRKVRLVNITAVGNGFALVQISFQYNLNVTGAWPLFTLDPQVDKNSNANHLQLSICSGFVPTKEANESNMVVMEVSLPSGFTVDRDSLPSLEVSQNVKRVETKNGDTVVILYFDKMDRQEYCPTVSAFRTHKVAKQKPVPVSIYDYYDSSRRARVFYEPQKATLCDICENEDCEDLCVSQFGKRKHSLQSAASYLPTCVYLQLLLPLFCIQYFNYL